In Bombus huntii isolate Logan2020A chromosome 9, iyBomHunt1.1, whole genome shotgun sequence, a single window of DNA contains:
- the LOC126869729 gene encoding CTTNBP2 N-terminal-like protein isoform X2: MASQSQNAMNVSSSVSPANGSSGSSTTISVCTTKMQSLTSTPSSQSYQQHSSPSSSPSPSPSPMQQQHQQTLQQPNNIEAIDKNSSNTLKRNPKMELSKTDLLKLLGHLEGELQARDIVIAVLKSEKLKHLLNTRYLSGTSDPHAALARDIVLVGSVSEHEPNQINKQVATLEALVTQQRCMQFKMAKVLKEAELRHRAVIKELEEEKRKHEHDTAQGDDITYGLEKERTRLKKELELEKQEKKRLELELKKANETLEEEKTRQKQIVLLLLAERKKIIMKYIEERKRSEDLAQILSEEKVRIDSMAEGLEEESKKSLQMEAELEKQLAQFDMERQQYKQALAKEEKRAKDLELELDKLRTEMDVWKESQTRGSPRGVGATPPPPPAKPVNLVVMPTVKPASAPQTIKGTVLGTGTPMVSSKVVQPTATVSSVPVSGPTTGIARSVTPGQALRGVTYTSNITSSTGETAASSESQAVDKRVVVPAPVNPGGTVKLIPSTQATGKLGFHVGSGSAIQASGMLPSKKPPVSRGVPPPVPPNKPVVPPKKEAAYIRRTESQATQDAVKLGKQAAAHPTSGPTVPQVQQAIGAFTQASDEETKPR, encoded by the exons atggCATCACAGAGTCAAAATGCTATGAATGTAAGTTCGAGTGTTTCACCGGCGAATGGATCATCCGGATCGTCGACGACCATCTCGGTCTGCACTACGAAGATGCAGTCTCTTACTTCTACACCATCCTCACAATCCTATCAACAACACTCGTCTCCATCGTCGTCACCATCGCCGTCGCCGTCACCGATGCAGCAACAGCATCAACAGACTCTACAACAACCTAACAATATAGAGGCAATTGATAAGAACTCCTCCAATACATTAAaa CGTAATCCAAAAATGGAATTAAGCAAAACTGATTTATTAAAACTATTAGGGCATCTTGAAGGAGAATTGCAGGCAAGAGATATTGTAATAGCAGTATTAAag TcagaaaaattgaaacatCTATTAAATACTCGATATCTGAGTGGGACATCAGATCCACATGCTGCACTTGCACGTGATATTGTATTAGTAGGTAGTGTCAGTGAACATGAACcaaatcaaataaataaacaagttGCTACTTTAGAAGCACTTGTGACACAACAAAGATGTATGCAGTTTAAAATGGCCAAAGTTCTTAAAGAAGCAGAGCTTAGGCACAGAGCA GTTATCAAGGaattagaagaagaaaaacgaaaacaTGAACATGATACTGCCCAGGGTGACGATATTACATATGgcttggaaaaagaaaggacacgattgaaaaaagaattagaattagagaaacaagaaaaaaaaagactgGAATTAGAATTAAAGAAAGCAAATGAAACTTTAGAGGAAGAAAAAACTCGACAGAAGCAAATAGTACTTCTTCTACTTGCTGAACGCAAAAAGATAATTATGAAGTAtatagaagaaaggaaaagatcaGAAGATTTGGCACAGATATTAAGCGAAGAAAAAGTTCGGATAGATTCTATGGCTGAAGGACTCGAAGAGGAAAGTAAAAAGTCGTTACAAATGGAAGCAGAATTGGAGAAACAACTTGCGCAATTTGACATGGAAAGACAGCAATATAAACAAGCCttagcaaaagaagaaaagagggCTAAAGATCTCGAATTAGAATTAGATAAACTTAGAACTGAAATGGATGTATGGAAAGAGTCTCAAACACGAGGTTCTCCAAGAGGTGTGGGTGCAACTCCACCACCACCCCCAGCCAAACCAGTTAATTTAGTTGTTATGCCTACAGTTAAACCTGCTAGTGCACCACAAACAA TTAAAGGTACAGTGCTGGGTACTGGGACTCCAATGGTTAGTAGTAAAGTTGTTCAGCCCACTGCCACGGTATCTAGTGTTCCTGTCAGCGGTCCAA CTACTGGGATTGCTAGGTCAGTAACTCCTGGGCAGGCATTACGCGGCGTCACTTACACGTCCAACATTACATCTTCTACTGGAGAAACTGCGGCGTCTTCTGAAAGTCAG GCTGTAGACAAACGTGTGGTTGTACCTGCTCCTGTAAATCCTGGAGGCACGGTAAAACTTATACCGTCGACACAAGCTACAGGAAAGCTTGGTTTTCATGTTGGCTCTGGTTCGGCGATTCAAGCATCCGGTATGCTGCCCTCGAAAAAGCCACCAGTATCTCGCGGTGTTCCTCCTCCAGTGCCGCCAAATAAGCCGGTAGTACCACCTAAAAAGGAGGCTGCTTATATTAGAAGGACTGAGTCTCAAGCAACACAGGACGCCGTAAAACTTGGTAAACAAGCTGCGGCGCATCCTACTAGTGGACCTACCGTTCCGCAAGTCCAACAGGCAATAGGAGCTTTTACTCAAGCCTCCGATGAAGAG ACAAAGCCACGTTGA
- the LOC126869729 gene encoding CTTNBP2 N-terminal-like protein isoform X1 has translation MASQSQNAMNVSSSVSPANGSSGSSTTISVCTTKMQSLTSTPSSQSYQQHSSPSSSPSPSPSPMQQQHQQTLQQPNNIEAIDKNSSNTLKRNPKMELSKTDLLKLLGHLEGELQARDIVIAVLKSEKLKHLLNTRYLSGTSDPHAALARDIVLVGSVSEHEPNQINKQVATLEALVTQQRCMQFKMAKVLKEAELRHRAVIKELEEEKRKHEHDTAQGDDITYGLEKERTRLKKELELEKQEKKRLELELKKANETLEEEKTRQKQIVLLLLAERKKIIMKYIEERKRSEDLAQILSEEKVRIDSMAEGLEEESKKSLQMEAELEKQLAQFDMERQQYKQALAKEEKRAKDLELELDKLRTEMDVWKESQTRGSPRGVGATPPPPPAKPVNLVVMPTVKPASAPQTIKGTVLGTGTPMVSSKVVQPTATVSSVPVSGPTTGIARSVTPGQALRGVTYTSNITSSTGETAASSESQAVDKRVVVPAPVNPGGTVKLIPSTQATGKLGFHVGSGSAIQASGMLPSKKPPVSRGVPPPVPPNKPVVPPKKEAAYIRRTESQATQDAVKLGKQAAAHPTSGPTVPQVQQAIGAFTQASDEEVSNKAPLPFSSD, from the exons atggCATCACAGAGTCAAAATGCTATGAATGTAAGTTCGAGTGTTTCACCGGCGAATGGATCATCCGGATCGTCGACGACCATCTCGGTCTGCACTACGAAGATGCAGTCTCTTACTTCTACACCATCCTCACAATCCTATCAACAACACTCGTCTCCATCGTCGTCACCATCGCCGTCGCCGTCACCGATGCAGCAACAGCATCAACAGACTCTACAACAACCTAACAATATAGAGGCAATTGATAAGAACTCCTCCAATACATTAAaa CGTAATCCAAAAATGGAATTAAGCAAAACTGATTTATTAAAACTATTAGGGCATCTTGAAGGAGAATTGCAGGCAAGAGATATTGTAATAGCAGTATTAAag TcagaaaaattgaaacatCTATTAAATACTCGATATCTGAGTGGGACATCAGATCCACATGCTGCACTTGCACGTGATATTGTATTAGTAGGTAGTGTCAGTGAACATGAACcaaatcaaataaataaacaagttGCTACTTTAGAAGCACTTGTGACACAACAAAGATGTATGCAGTTTAAAATGGCCAAAGTTCTTAAAGAAGCAGAGCTTAGGCACAGAGCA GTTATCAAGGaattagaagaagaaaaacgaaaacaTGAACATGATACTGCCCAGGGTGACGATATTACATATGgcttggaaaaagaaaggacacgattgaaaaaagaattagaattagagaaacaagaaaaaaaaagactgGAATTAGAATTAAAGAAAGCAAATGAAACTTTAGAGGAAGAAAAAACTCGACAGAAGCAAATAGTACTTCTTCTACTTGCTGAACGCAAAAAGATAATTATGAAGTAtatagaagaaaggaaaagatcaGAAGATTTGGCACAGATATTAAGCGAAGAAAAAGTTCGGATAGATTCTATGGCTGAAGGACTCGAAGAGGAAAGTAAAAAGTCGTTACAAATGGAAGCAGAATTGGAGAAACAACTTGCGCAATTTGACATGGAAAGACAGCAATATAAACAAGCCttagcaaaagaagaaaagagggCTAAAGATCTCGAATTAGAATTAGATAAACTTAGAACTGAAATGGATGTATGGAAAGAGTCTCAAACACGAGGTTCTCCAAGAGGTGTGGGTGCAACTCCACCACCACCCCCAGCCAAACCAGTTAATTTAGTTGTTATGCCTACAGTTAAACCTGCTAGTGCACCACAAACAA TTAAAGGTACAGTGCTGGGTACTGGGACTCCAATGGTTAGTAGTAAAGTTGTTCAGCCCACTGCCACGGTATCTAGTGTTCCTGTCAGCGGTCCAA CTACTGGGATTGCTAGGTCAGTAACTCCTGGGCAGGCATTACGCGGCGTCACTTACACGTCCAACATTACATCTTCTACTGGAGAAACTGCGGCGTCTTCTGAAAGTCAG GCTGTAGACAAACGTGTGGTTGTACCTGCTCCTGTAAATCCTGGAGGCACGGTAAAACTTATACCGTCGACACAAGCTACAGGAAAGCTTGGTTTTCATGTTGGCTCTGGTTCGGCGATTCAAGCATCCGGTATGCTGCCCTCGAAAAAGCCACCAGTATCTCGCGGTGTTCCTCCTCCAGTGCCGCCAAATAAGCCGGTAGTACCACCTAAAAAGGAGGCTGCTTATATTAGAAGGACTGAGTCTCAAGCAACACAGGACGCCGTAAAACTTGGTAAACAAGCTGCGGCGCATCCTACTAGTGGACCTACCGTTCCGCAAGTCCAACAGGCAATAGGAGCTTTTACTCAAGCCTCCGATGAAGAGGTTAGTAATAAAGCTCCTCTGCCTTTCTCATCCGATTAA